One window of Trifolium pratense cultivar HEN17-A07 linkage group LG5, ARS_RC_1.1, whole genome shotgun sequence genomic DNA carries:
- the LOC123885379 gene encoding linoleate 9S-lipoxygenase-like: MFSGVAGMINRGQKLKGTVVLMQKNVLDINELTAVKSDPVGIIGGVFGAVGGAVGTVVDTATSFLGRNVALKLISATVADGSGKGKVGKQTFLEGLLSSIPTLGDKQSAYDIHFEWNTDMGIPGAFYIENFLQHEFYLVSLTLEDVPNHGSIHFVCNSWIYNDKKYKSDRIFFANKTYLPSEIPAPLAYYVEEELKTLRGDGKGERKEWERVYDYDVYNDLGDPDSKAALARPVLGGSSTLPYPRRGRTGRKATKKDPKSESRSGFVYLPRDESFGHTKSSDFLVYILKSASQNIVPRLRSVVTGQFNQPEFNTFADVRSLYDGGIKVPTNFLSDIAPIPLFKELFRSDGESALKFVPPKVVQVDHSAWMTDEEFAREMIAGVNPHIIKKLEEFPPKSKLDSQLYGDNTSTITKEQLEPNLGGVTVEQALQNNKLYILDHHDILFPYLKKINATETKAYATRTILFLQNDGTLKPLAIELSKPQDGSNGPVSEVYLPASEGVEARIWLLAKAYVVVNDSCYHQLVSHWLNTHAVVEPFIIATNRHLSVVHPIHKLLLPHYRDTMNINSLARNVLVNAEGIIESTFLWGGYSLEMSAVSYRDWVFPDQGLPNDLLKRGVAVEDPASPHGIRLLIEDYPYASDGLEIWAAIKSWVTEYVNFYYKSDAAITQDAELQAFWKELVEVGHGDLKNATWWFKMQTRAELIEASTILIWIASALHAAVNFGQYPYGGYILNRPTKSRRFMPVKGSPEYDELAKDYEKAYLRTITPKNDTLVDLTIIEVLSRHASDEQYLGQRIEGDLWTSDAAPVEAYKKFGRKLAEIEEKLVQRNNDESLRNRYGPVKLPYTLLYPSSEEGLTFRGIPNSVSI, from the exons ATGTTTTCAGGGGTGGCAGGTATGATCAATAGGGGCCAAAAATTGAAGGGAACTGTGGTGTTGATGCAAAAAAATGTGTTGGATATCAATGAACTCACTGCAGTTAAAAGTGATCCAGTTGGTATAATTGGTGGTGTCTTTGGTGCCGTTGGTGGTGCTGTTGGTACTGTTGTTGATACTGCTACTTCCTTCTTAGGTCGTAATGTGGCTCTTAAATTGATTAGTGCTACAGTTGCTGAtg GAAGTGGAAAAGGGAAAGTGGGAAAACAAACATTTTTGGAAGGTCTTCTTTCCTCCATACCAACATTGGGAGACAAACAATCTGCTTATGATATTCATTTTGAATGGAATACTGACATGGGAATTCCTGGAGCattttatatagaaaatttCTTGCAACATGAGTTCTACCTAGTGAGTTTGACCCTTGAAGATGTTCCAAACCATGGATCCATCCACTTTGTTTGCAACTCATGGATTtacaatgataaaaaatataaaagtgaccgCATCTTTTTTGCTAacaag aCATATCTTCCGAGTGAAATACCGGCTCCATTAGCCTACTACGTAGAAGAAGAATTGAAGACTTTAAGAGGAGATGGAAAAGGAGAGCGCAAAGAATGGGAAAGAGTCTATGATTATGATGTCTACAATGATTTGGGTGATCCTGACTCAAAAGCTGCCTTGGCTCGTCCTGTTCTTGGAGGATCAAGCACCTTGCCTTATCCTCGAAGAGGCAGAACAGGCCGAAAAGCAACTAAAAAAG ATCCTAAGAGTGAGAGTCGGAGCGGCTTTGTTTACCTTCCAAGAGATGAATCATTTGGTCACACGAAGTCGTCAGACTTTCTTGTTTACATACTCAAATCTGCATCTCAGAATATCGTACCTCGATTACGTTCTGTGGTTACAGGACAATTCAATCAGCCAGAATTTAACACCTTTGCAGATGTGCGTTCGCTCTATGATGGTGGAATTAAAGTACCAACCAATTTTCTTAGTGATATCGCCCCAATACCATTGTTCAAGGAACTTTTTCGATCTGATGGTGAATCGGCCCTTAAATTTGTACCACCTAAAGTGGTCCAAG TCGATCATTCGGCATGGATGACTGATGAGGAATTTGCAAGGGAGATGATTGCTGGTGTGAATCCACACATCATCAAAAAACTTGAG GAGTTCCCACCAAAGAGCAAGTTAGATAGCCAACTATATGGTGATAACACCAGTACCATAACCAAAGAACAATTGGAGCCAAACTTGGGTGGAGTCACTGTAGAACAG GCTCTCCAAAACAACAAACTGTACATCCTTGATCACCATGACATATTATTTccatatttgaaaaaaataaatgcaaCTGAGACAAAGGCCTATGCTACTAGAACCATCCTTTTCTTGCAAAATGATGGAACTTTGAAGCCATTGGCAATTGAACTAAGTAAGCCGCAAGATGGTAGTAATGGCCCTGTTAGTGAAGTTTACTTGCCTGCAAGTGAAGGTGTCGAGGCTCGTATTTGGCTACTTGCTAAAGCTTATGTAGTTGTAAATGATTCCTGCTATCACCAACTTGTTAGCCATTG GTTGAATACTCATGCTGTTGTTGAGCCATTCATCATAGCAACTAATAGGCATCTTAGTGTGGTTCACCCTATTCACAAACTTTTGCTTCCACATTACCGCGACACAATGAACATAAATTCACTTGCAAGGAATGTCCTAGTCAATGCTGAGGGTATTATAGAATCAACATTCTTGTGGGGAGGATATTCTTTGGAAATGTCTGCTGTTTCATATAGGGATTGGGTTTTCCCTGATCAAGGACTACCTAATGACCTACTCAAAAG AGGAGTGGCTGTTGAGGATCCAGCTTCACCACACGGCATTCGTCTTTTGATAGAGGATTATCCTTATGCTTCTGATGGACTAGAGATATGGGCTGCTATCAAGTCATGGGTTACAGAATATGTGAATTTCTACTACAAATCAGATGCTGCTATTACACAAGATGCTGAACTCCAAGCATTCTGGAAAGAACTTGTAGAGGTGGGACATGGTGATTTGAAGAATGCTACATGGTGGTTTAAGATGCAAACTCGTGCGGAGTTGATTGAAGCTAGCACCATCCTCATATGGATTGCTTCAGCACTTCACGCAGCTGTTAATTTTGGACAGTATCCTTATGGAGGATACATCCTTAACCGACCCACTAAGAGCAGGAGATTCATGCCTGTGAAAGGATCCCCCGAGTATGATGAGCTTGCTAAGGACTACGAGAAGGCATATTTGAGGACAATCACGCCAAAGAACGATACCCTTGTTGACCTTACCATTATAGAGGTTTTGTCAAGGCATGCTTCTGATGAGCAATACCTCGGACAAAGAATCGAAGGTGATCTTTGGACTTCAGATGCCGCACCAGTAGAGGCCTACAAGAAGTTTGGAAGGAAATTGGCTGAAATTGAGGAAAAGCTCGTTCAAAGGAACAATGACGAGTCATTGAGAAACAGGTATGGGCCTGTGAAGTTGCCATACACTCTCCTTTATCCTTCTAGTGAAGAAGGATTGACTTTCAGAGGCATTCCTAACAGTGTCTCCATCTAA